Proteins co-encoded in one Medicago truncatula cultivar Jemalong A17 chromosome 8, MtrunA17r5.0-ANR, whole genome shotgun sequence genomic window:
- the LOC25501013 gene encoding probable calcium-binding protein CML23 yields MLQTFTCCFTFLHKTKSPSNQPKRSPNIKLCSISDISISSFIQNEESGQFRQIFKLIDTNNDGKISTTELSEVLSCLGYNKCTASKEAESMIRVLDFNGDGFVDIDEFMFVMKEDGNFGKGKEHDHDEYLMDAFLVFDIDKNGLISPKELRRVLVNLGCENCSLRDCKRMIKGVDKNGDGFVDFEEFRSMMKIGLKFN; encoded by the coding sequence ATGTTACAAACTTTCACTTGTTGCTTTACCTTTCTTCATAAAACCAAATCTCCCTCCAACCAACCAAAAAGATCACCCAACATCAAACTTTGTTCCATTTCCGACATATCAATCTCTTCTTTCATTCAAAACGAAGAATCTGGCCAATTTCGACAAATTTTCAAGCTTATCGACACCAACAATGACGGAAAGATTTCAACCACAGAGCTCAGTGAAGTGCTTTCATGTCTAGGATACAACAAATGCACAGCTTCTAAAGAAGCTGAGAGCATGATAAGAGTTTTGGACTTCAATGGAGATGGATTTGTAGATATTGATGAGTTCATGTTTGTCATGAAAGAAGATGGAAACTTTGGCAAAGGAAAAGAACATGATCATGATGAGTACTTAATGGATGCTTTTCTTGTGTTTGATATTGATAAGAATGGATTAATCTCACCTAAGGAATTGAGGAGAGTTTTGGTTAATCTTGGTTGTGAAAATTGTAGTTTAAGGGATTGTAAGCGTATGATTAAAGGGGTTGATAAGAATGGAGATGGGTTTGTAGATTTTGAAGAATTTCGATCTATGATGAAAATAGGACTTAAATTTAATTAG